One window of the bacterium genome contains the following:
- a CDS encoding WecB/TagA/CpsF family glycosyltransferase: MSLRKEQVLGIEVVTEDFNTIFRELVNAMGSGIENLPIVMACANPHALVSASELPEFYNALRSFQIIVPDGIGVVIASRLRRGEIRKRLPGPDFFENFCRYLEGAGISYNHFFLGSTEETLEKIVERFGKEFPRQKIAGTYSPPFVKGLYFGEEENRKILQAIESARPDIVWVGLTAPKQELWIYQNLDHLKKLSVKFAGAIGAAFDWFAGVKKRSPKIFRAIGLEWLPRLVLEPRRLWKRVFVSGPKFFYLYFREK; this comes from the coding sequence ATGAGTCTCAGAAAGGAGCAAGTTCTGGGAATAGAAGTGGTTACAGAAGATTTTAATACGATTTTTAGAGAACTTGTCAATGCTATGGGAAGTGGCATTGAAAATTTGCCCATCGTTATGGCCTGTGCCAATCCTCATGCCCTTGTCTCAGCCTCTGAATTACCTGAATTTTACAATGCTTTAAGAAGTTTTCAAATTATTGTGCCCGATGGTATTGGTGTGGTAATTGCATCAAGGCTTCGCAGAGGGGAAATTAGAAAAAGATTACCGGGACCTGATTTCTTTGAAAATTTTTGCAGATATCTGGAGGGAGCGGGAATTTCTTATAACCATTTCTTTCTCGGAAGCACAGAAGAGACGCTGGAAAAAATTGTGGAGAGGTTTGGTAAAGAATTTCCACGGCAAAAGATTGCTGGCACTTATTCACCTCCCTTTGTGAAGGGGCTGTATTTTGGAGAAGAGGAAAATAGAAAAATTTTACAGGCTATTGAATCTGCAAGGCCCGATATAGTGTGGGTTGGACTTACCGCACCTAAGCAGGAGCTCTGGATTTACCAGAATCTTGACCATCTTAAAAAATTAAGCGTGAAGTTTGCAGGTGCTATTGGTGCTGCCTTTGACTGGTTTGCTGGTGTTAAAAAGAGGAGTCCAAAGATTTTCAGAGCAATTGGCCTTGAGTGGCTCCCGAGGCTTGTTCTGGAGCCCAGGAGATTGTGGAAAAGGGTGTTTGTGTCCGGACCGAAGTTCTTTTATCTGTATTTTAGGGAAAAATAA
- a CDS encoding O-antigen ligase family protein produces MKTLLFLWLLIWGGIYTGLYKWHEIYTIFDRIHALRAFLPIFGLFLGILYYFKLSNTNYSNNKAEYNRAGPFLLLFLYGLFGLVFFFLSPSPLEALYWASVYIAPFSVIYALFESKDAYTGLKKIFEVNFYLMVFFSLVIFFGPIKDILLGAPNRRLYELPFSLGTQTANGVGRFGIVAAIVSLTRVWRKGIKRGILYLFIFLISITNVVYSESRSALYGGIIALAFVGFLAGAFYGLKWKLLFTLPPVFYLFYLSAFKWRAGGELEGLFDLSGREYTWRKTIEVALSNPLTGFGFHADRLLLEGEHMHNAFLHAFIQSGIFGFLLFTSSFLLTLLLIGRVILKYQKQFRGTKKVDNTFLEAVGVLVFLMARAFVESTSAFYGIDLLLFLPALAIVQNYKLFMEEQKNESQKGASSGNRSGYRRF; encoded by the coding sequence ATGAAAACCTTACTTTTCTTATGGTTGTTAATCTGGGGAGGCATATATACTGGGCTTTACAAGTGGCATGAAATTTATACAATATTTGACAGAATACATGCTTTGCGGGCATTTTTACCGATTTTTGGTTTGTTTCTTGGTATTTTATATTATTTTAAGCTAAGTAATACCAATTATAGCAATAACAAAGCCGAGTACAATCGGGCTGGACCATTTTTGCTTCTTTTTCTGTATGGCCTTTTTGGGCTTGTTTTTTTCTTCCTCTCGCCCTCACCATTAGAAGCACTTTACTGGGCTTCGGTTTACATAGCACCATTTTCCGTTATTTACGCTTTATTTGAATCAAAAGATGCTTACACCGGTCTTAAAAAGATTTTTGAAGTAAATTTTTACCTGATGGTATTTTTCTCTCTTGTCATTTTCTTTGGACCAATTAAAGATATCCTTTTGGGAGCTCCCAATAGAAGGTTGTATGAGCTTCCTTTTTCTCTTGGTACGCAAACGGCCAATGGTGTAGGCAGATTTGGAATAGTTGCGGCTATCGTATCACTTACCAGGGTCTGGCGAAAAGGGATCAAAAGAGGAATTTTGTATCTTTTCATTTTTCTGATTTCCATAACCAATGTGGTATATTCTGAATCCCGCTCTGCACTTTACGGTGGCATAATTGCTCTTGCTTTTGTAGGATTTCTTGCCGGTGCCTTTTATGGATTAAAGTGGAAGCTGCTTTTTACCCTTCCACCTGTTTTCTATCTTTTCTATCTTTCGGCTTTTAAGTGGAGGGCAGGGGGTGAGTTAGAAGGCCTTTTTGATCTTTCGGGAAGAGAGTATACATGGCGTAAGACTATAGAAGTTGCGTTGTCAAATCCGCTGACAGGGTTCGGTTTTCATGCAGACAGACTCCTCTTAGAAGGAGAACACATGCATAATGCTTTTCTTCATGCCTTTATCCAAAGTGGTATTTTTGGTTTTCTCTTATTTACAAGTTCTTTTCTGCTCACCTTGCTCTTAATAGGACGGGTTATTCTTAAGTATCAAAAGCAGTTTCGTGGTACTAAAAAGGTTGATAATACCTTCCTTGAGGCTGTTGGTGTTCTTGTTTTTTTAATGGCAAGGGCTTTTGTGGAGTCTACTTCAGCCTTTTACGGTATTGATTTACTACTTTTTTTACCCGCTTTAGCCATTGTTCAGAACTATAAACTTTTCATGGAGGAGCAAAAAAATGAGTCTCAGAAAGGAGCAAGTTCTGGGAATAGAAGTGGTTACAGAAGATTTTAA
- a CDS encoding glycosyltransferase family 4 protein: MRVLISAYACNKGGDLSLHPGEDLVGWEIATGVAKNHEVWVLTEAYNRIKHEFIPPNMHVVYVRIPGLFEVLYRIDFMRRIYYYLWQIKAYLIARKLNKKYNFDVVHHLTFGNDWMPSFIGAFLGKPFLWGPIGGGQKTPHPLKKEYSIAGNFKEFVRDFAQFIGRHFLISRKLTAKRARKILVCNKETKECFPPELHHKIDFFPVNGLSWEEFLVLSQGRKEPGAPFRVMTAGRLHRLKGFGIVIKAFARFLEKIGEMQCELVIVGDGEEKENLIKLTKTLGIEKSVKFAGWLPREKLLEEYTRADVFVFLSFRDGGGAVVVEAMGAGLPVVALKSGGPGFHIKPDWGFLIEPAAPSVVIENTAEILEKLYKDEKLRISLGERARKRVEEYYLWDRLAERIEGYYREIVSV, encoded by the coding sequence ATGAGGGTACTGATATCCGCTTATGCATGCAATAAAGGTGGGGATTTATCCCTTCATCCAGGAGAGGATTTGGTGGGATGGGAAATCGCTACAGGGGTTGCAAAGAATCATGAAGTCTGGGTGCTTACAGAAGCCTACAACAGGATAAAGCACGAATTCATTCCGCCCAACATGCATGTTGTATATGTGCGAATTCCTGGGCTTTTTGAGGTGCTTTACAGGATTGATTTCATGAGGAGAATCTATTACTATCTGTGGCAAATAAAGGCCTATCTTATTGCGCGAAAGTTGAACAAAAAATATAATTTTGACGTTGTACACCACTTAACCTTTGGCAACGACTGGATGCCAAGCTTTATTGGTGCTTTCCTTGGAAAACCCTTTTTGTGGGGTCCCATCGGGGGTGGGCAAAAAACGCCACACCCTCTCAAAAAAGAGTATTCTATTGCCGGCAATTTTAAAGAGTTTGTTAGAGACTTTGCCCAGTTTATTGGACGCCACTTTTTAATATCAAGAAAGCTGACGGCTAAAAGGGCAAGAAAAATCCTTGTTTGTAATAAGGAGACGAAGGAATGTTTTCCTCCTGAGTTACATCATAAAATAGATTTTTTCCCGGTTAATGGACTTTCCTGGGAGGAGTTTCTTGTGCTTTCTCAAGGAAGAAAAGAGCCGGGTGCACCCTTTAGGGTGATGACAGCAGGGAGATTGCACCGACTCAAAGGATTTGGGATTGTTATTAAGGCTTTTGCTCGATTCTTAGAGAAAATTGGCGAAATGCAGTGTGAACTCGTCATTGTTGGTGATGGAGAAGAGAAGGAGAATCTCATAAAATTGACGAAAACTCTCGGAATAGAAAAGAGTGTAAAATTTGCGGGCTGGTTACCCAGAGAAAAACTTTTAGAAGAATATACAAGGGCGGATGTCTTTGTTTTTCTGAGTTTTAGGGACGGTGGTGGTGCAGTGGTAGTTGAGGCGATGGGTGCGGGTCTTCCCGTGGTGGCCCTGAAAAGTGGAGGTCCGGGTTTTCATATCAAGCCCGATTGGGGTTTTTTAATTGAACCTGCTGCCCCTTCGGTAGTCATTGAAAACACCGCAGAAATTCTGGAAAAACTTTATAAGGATGAAAAGTTGAGGATTTCCCTTGGGGAAAGGGCAAGGAAGAGGGTTGAGGAATATTACCTCTGGGACAGGCTTGCGGAGAGAATTGAAGGATATTACCGGGAAATTGTATCAGTATGA
- a CDS encoding glycosyltransferase family 2 protein produces the protein MERLAIVVATKNRPVEFERFLKSLKAQRYENFTLIVVESGERFAEEILKKEAPDFHYEYIYSEISSSTYQRNLGVERAKGKYEFIAFMDDDIILYDDSLENFFMVEKHYPDVAGFSFTMVNHPSMFMEKWKRRYVVNRLGLYSPFPGDVPPSGFQTMILPPKEPLYTKWLPTGCTFWRSFIFDKVQFDEWFRGYGYLEDLDFSYSVYKEGYKLLVLPECKYEHLPGQSGRGNGFEFGKREIFNRLYFVKKHKELSVYSAYLGLFVRTFISLLDFMRYRRKYDFMRTLGNIYGILMSR, from the coding sequence ATGGAAAGATTAGCAATTGTAGTGGCAACTAAGAACAGGCCCGTTGAGTTTGAGAGATTTCTGAAAAGTTTAAAGGCTCAGAGGTATGAAAATTTTACGTTAATCGTTGTAGAAAGCGGTGAGAGATTTGCGGAGGAAATCTTAAAAAAGGAAGCCCCGGATTTTCATTATGAATATATTTATTCAGAAATAAGCTCTTCTACTTACCAGAGAAATCTTGGAGTTGAGAGAGCAAAGGGAAAATACGAATTCATTGCATTTATGGATGACGATATAATCCTGTATGATGACAGCCTTGAAAATTTTTTTATGGTTGAAAAACACTATCCCGATGTCGCAGGCTTTTCTTTTACAATGGTGAATCATCCTTCTATGTTTATGGAAAAATGGAAAAGGAGATATGTGGTTAACAGGCTTGGTCTTTATTCACCTTTTCCTGGTGATGTTCCACCATCGGGTTTTCAAACTATGATTTTACCACCAAAGGAGCCTCTTTACACAAAGTGGTTGCCCACTGGCTGCACATTCTGGCGATCTTTTATATTTGATAAAGTGCAATTTGATGAATGGTTCAGGGGGTACGGATACCTTGAAGACCTGGATTTTAGTTATTCTGTATATAAAGAAGGTTATAAACTTCTGGTTCTTCCGGAATGCAAGTATGAACACCTTCCCGGTCAATCTGGCAGGGGCAATGGTTTTGAGTTCGGGAAAAGAGAGATATTTAACAGGTTGTACTTTGTAAAAAAACACAAAGAGCTGTCGGTTTACAGTGCGTATCTCGGTCTTTTTGTGAGAACTTTTATTTCTCTCCTAGATTTTATGAGGTATAGAAGAAAATATGATTTTATGAGGACCCTTGGTAACATCTATGGTATTTTGATGTCGAGGTGA
- a CDS encoding NAD-dependent epimerase/dehydratase family protein produces MRILVTGAGGFIGSHLARELKRRGHFVRVADIKWDPYIQEKYYDEKLTVDLRFYENCLLATRDIDWVFNLAANMGGIGFITQVGAEIMHDNSLININMLEASVKNGVKRFFFSSSACVYPEFKQLNEEVTPLKEEDAIPAQPDTFYGWEKLYAEKLCEAYHKDYGLEVRISRYHNIYGPEGTYEGGREKAPAALCRKVALASDPGEIEIWGDGKQTRSFCYIDDAVEGTIRLMESDFDKPLNIGSDRLVTIDELADIIIKISGKKITKKYDTSKPQGVRGRNADLTLMEKVLGWRPKVSLEEGLEKTYRWIEQMVKSK; encoded by the coding sequence ATGAGAATACTCGTTACAGGAGCAGGGGGCTTCATAGGAAGCCATCTGGCACGGGAACTTAAAAGAAGGGGGCATTTCGTTAGAGTAGCAGACATTAAATGGGACCCCTACATACAGGAAAAATACTATGATGAAAAGCTCACAGTAGACCTCAGATTCTACGAGAATTGTCTTTTAGCGACCAGGGACATAGACTGGGTTTTCAATCTTGCTGCCAACATGGGCGGAATAGGGTTTATTACGCAGGTTGGGGCCGAAATTATGCATGATAACAGTCTAATAAATATAAACATGCTTGAAGCTTCTGTTAAGAATGGGGTAAAAAGGTTCTTCTTCTCATCCTCGGCCTGCGTATACCCCGAATTCAAGCAATTAAATGAAGAGGTAACACCTCTGAAAGAAGAGGACGCAATCCCGGCACAGCCTGATACCTTCTATGGTTGGGAAAAGCTTTATGCTGAGAAGTTATGCGAAGCTTATCACAAGGATTATGGGCTGGAAGTGAGAATTTCCAGATATCATAACATATATGGTCCTGAGGGTACCTATGAAGGTGGAAGGGAAAAGGCTCCGGCGGCACTGTGCAGGAAGGTTGCCCTTGCCAGCGACCCCGGTGAAATAGAGATATGGGGTGACGGTAAGCAAACCCGTTCTTTCTGCTATATTGATGACGCTGTGGAAGGAACAATAAGGCTTATGGAGTCAGATTTTGATAAACCATTAAATATTGGGTCTGATAGACTTGTTACCATAGACGAGCTTGCGGACATAATTATCAAAATATCAGGGAAGAAAATCACCAAAAAATATGACACATCAAAACCGCAGGGTGTGAGGGGAAGAAATGCGGACCTCACTCTTATGGAAAAGGTTCTTGGATGGAGACCAAAGGTTTCTTTAGAGGAGGGGCTTGAAAAGACCTATCGCTGGATTGAACAGATGGTAAAGAGCAAATAA
- a CDS encoding glycosyltransferase, translating to MKFFLGCVISFIVAFLFSKHFATFKGVEDLPGSGPQKVNPENASRMGGVAIILALILSALVAGFKDLILLILTSLPVFFVAIYEDAFQKVRPSIRLIIAFFSALIFSIVFDIYITHVDIPLFDAILSNPLFGLMFTMFAVAGITNSFNIIDGLHGLASGVGIVVFAFYALTSYLVGDMFVFGISALTLFALLGFFIRNYPSGKILLGDNGAYFLGFLIATTSVLLVYRNDGISPWFPLLSVAYPFTETVFSIYRRRFAKRKNAMDADILHMHSLVFKRYIRNNAKTSPLFWAGTFITCLIALFLRSNTRALIGLYVVYLVVYVISYLRIVRFRNKRVIFSGSREKTL from the coding sequence ATGAAGTTTTTTTTAGGCTGTGTAATCTCTTTTATTGTTGCCTTCTTGTTCAGTAAGCATTTTGCGACTTTTAAAGGTGTTGAAGACCTTCCGGGAAGCGGGCCACAGAAGGTCAACCCCGAGAATGCGTCAAGAATGGGTGGTGTGGCCATTATATTGGCATTGATTCTTTCAGCTTTAGTTGCAGGCTTCAAGGATTTGATTTTGCTTATTCTGACTTCTTTACCTGTTTTTTTTGTGGCCATATATGAGGATGCTTTCCAGAAAGTCAGGCCTTCAATAAGGTTGATTATTGCTTTCTTTTCGGCATTAATTTTTTCAATTGTTTTCGACATTTATATAACACATGTGGATATCCCATTATTTGATGCAATATTAAGCAATCCCCTGTTTGGCTTGATGTTCACCATGTTTGCTGTTGCAGGTATTACCAATTCTTTCAACATAATTGATGGGCTTCATGGCCTTGCAAGCGGTGTTGGCATTGTGGTTTTTGCATTTTATGCTTTAACCTCTTATCTTGTTGGGGATATGTTTGTTTTTGGGATTTCTGCCCTTACACTTTTTGCACTTCTTGGATTTTTCATCAGAAACTATCCATCCGGAAAAATTTTGCTTGGGGACAACGGGGCATACTTTCTGGGATTTCTCATTGCAACCACTTCAGTATTGCTTGTTTATAGAAATGATGGCATTTCTCCTTGGTTTCCACTCCTCTCCGTTGCTTACCCCTTTACGGAGACGGTCTTTTCCATTTATAGAAGGCGCTTTGCAAAGAGAAAAAATGCAATGGATGCGGACATCCTTCATATGCATTCATTGGTATTTAAAAGATACATACGAAATAATGCAAAGACCTCTCCCCTTTTCTGGGCAGGAACCTTTATCACCTGCCTCATAGCGTTATTCTTAAGGTCAAACACAAGGGCACTGATAGGACTGTACGTGGTGTACCTTGTGGTTTATGTGATAAGTTATCTGAGGATAGTGAGGTTCAGGAATAAGAGGGTTATTTTTTCCGGCAGTCGTGAAAAAACTCTTTAA
- a CDS encoding ABC transporter ATP-binding protein: protein MPVLEVNSLQKFYGKVQALKGISFYAEEGEIFGLIGPNGAGKTTTLRIVSTLLTLSGGEVKVLGYDVQKDASKIRKFISYLPEEAGAYRNLRGIDYLKLMAELYADERKEADKMVPRALEIANLGDRIYSKVSTYSKGMTRKLLLARALMHEPKLAILDEPTSGLDVLNAHEIRKIIKEFAKEGRTVLLSSHNMLEVEYLCDRVAFIHEGKIVEQGEPEELKKKYGVKNLEEVFVETVK, encoded by the coding sequence ATGCCCGTTCTTGAAGTAAATTCACTTCAAAAATTCTATGGGAAGGTGCAGGCTTTAAAAGGGATTTCCTTTTATGCCGAGGAGGGGGAGATTTTTGGGTTAATCGGTCCCAACGGAGCCGGTAAGACTACTACCCTTAGAATTGTTTCTACCCTCCTGACTTTGTCGGGAGGCGAGGTGAAAGTTTTAGGGTATGATGTACAGAAAGACGCCTCCAAGATCAGGAAATTTATAAGTTATTTACCTGAAGAGGCTGGTGCTTACCGAAATCTGAGGGGGATCGATTACCTGAAGCTCATGGCTGAACTTTATGCTGATGAAAGAAAAGAAGCCGACAAAATGGTTCCCCGTGCCTTAGAAATTGCTAATCTTGGCGACAGGATATATTCAAAGGTTTCTACATACAGTAAAGGGATGACAAGGAAACTCCTACTGGCTCGAGCCCTTATGCATGAACCAAAGCTTGCTATCCTCGATGAACCAACATCGGGCTTAGACGTTCTCAATGCTCACGAAATAAGAAAAATTATAAAAGAGTTTGCGAAGGAAGGGAGAACTGTGCTCCTTTCGTCCCACAACATGCTGGAAGTTGAATACCTCTGCGATAGAGTCGCCTTTATTCATGAAGGTAAAATCGTAGAACAAGGAGAACCGGAAGAACTTAAAAAGAAATATGGCGTCAAGAACCTGGAAGAAGTCTTTGTGGAGACGGTGAAATGA
- a CDS encoding ABC transporter permease yields MRKFAVLLIKELRELINKQLIVSFITIIVLFQLIGKIGESESKKMEEKREIGLVMLDNGRYSKTIETTLRSIFNVFSIEGNYPEEWMKNAYESDIRNIVVVPEGFSKEIEAGKKAKIEVYSITKSLGVRERIQKTILSSIIKSLNESISRELLIEKAKGQDPEFLTKPVSTEEYVYIRGRIIKASADAIFAHMIQQSIFIPVILFLLLILTSQMIATAMGQEKENKTLETLLTTPVSRASIIFAKMISAIIISCIFAGAYMYGLKGYMFTGTGGALSELAKIAKNYDLTLPVQGVVLFGICIFLSLLTGLLMTTIISLFVEDTRSAQLAITPVMILLFIPYFLSFTVDIMELSPTAKTLLYLIPFTHPFYFYRFYMLGYMKEVFLGIGYLTLLNILLIFIIIKLFSTDLLLTATISLRRRR; encoded by the coding sequence ATGAGAAAGTTTGCAGTACTCCTTATCAAAGAATTGAGGGAACTGATCAATAAACAACTTATCGTATCCTTTATCACAATCATCGTTCTGTTTCAGCTCATAGGAAAAATTGGAGAATCTGAAAGTAAAAAAATGGAAGAAAAAAGAGAGATTGGCCTTGTAATGCTGGATAACGGCAGATACAGTAAGACCATTGAGACAACCCTGCGGAGTATTTTCAATGTCTTTTCCATTGAAGGCAATTACCCTGAAGAATGGATGAAAAACGCCTATGAATCTGATATCAGAAACATCGTTGTTGTTCCCGAAGGATTTTCAAAGGAAATTGAAGCAGGGAAAAAAGCAAAAATTGAGGTCTATTCAATCACAAAATCCCTCGGAGTGAGGGAAAGAATTCAAAAAACTATACTTTCCAGCATCATTAAAAGTCTTAATGAATCCATATCCCGCGAACTTCTTATTGAAAAAGCAAAGGGACAGGATCCCGAGTTCCTGACAAAACCCGTCTCAACCGAAGAATACGTATATATTAGGGGAAGAATAATAAAGGCTTCAGCGGATGCCATCTTCGCTCACATGATTCAGCAATCCATTTTCATACCAGTCATTCTATTTCTCTTATTGATTCTTACATCCCAGATGATTGCCACGGCCATGGGACAGGAAAAGGAAAACAAAACCCTTGAAACCCTTTTAACAACCCCCGTTTCCCGGGCATCGATCATCTTTGCCAAGATGATCTCTGCCATTATCATCTCCTGCATTTTTGCAGGCGCATACATGTACGGATTGAAGGGTTATATGTTTACGGGAACGGGGGGAGCATTGAGCGAACTTGCAAAAATTGCAAAAAATTACGACCTTACCCTACCTGTTCAGGGCGTAGTTCTCTTTGGTATCTGTATATTTTTATCTCTTCTCACAGGACTTCTGATGACTACCATTATTTCCCTCTTTGTTGAAGATACTCGCTCTGCCCAATTGGCCATTACACCTGTTATGATCTTACTTTTTATTCCTTACTTTCTGAGTTTCACCGTTGACATCATGGAGCTAAGCCCCACAGCAAAAACCCTCTTATATCTCATACCCTTTACCCACCCATTTTACTTTTACCGATTCTACATGCTTGGGTATATGAAGGAGGTCTTTCTTGGAATTGGCTACCTCACTTTGCTAAACATCCTTCTTATTTTCATCATCATTAAACTTTTCTCCACAGACCTTCTCCTTACTGCAACAATTAGCCTAAGGAGAAGGAGATAG
- a CDS encoding TIGR04013 family B12-binding domain/radical SAM domain-containing protein: MQDSKKLALVFYYSRKHRYSINALLGAIEQDEELKTINTFLFDNTRDLLSGLNEIQDAYKKVILGISFFTTELWDIIELVKSIKRTAKNTFLIAGGPHPSGDPEGTLKIGFDVVVKGEGEETFKEILKKFLKEKDFKEVKGIYYLENGKPHFTGARTTINLDLYFPFSLKHAKFGPIEITRGCMYGCYYCQTPRIFGAKLRHRSKELVWEYVKLMKSRGMKDVRFITPSFFNYGASNGDSPNLEIIEELLSGIRGILKDEGKIFAGTFPSEVRPEHVTPRSLSILKKYTNNNNIIIGMQSGSDRILNLIHRKHTVEDGIRAVRYTIEMGLTPKVDFLFGLPFEEEEDQFKSMEVMKKLIEMGAVIHAHTFLPLTGTPFSKYKPSKLSPKLKDFLNYYSSKGRVFGDWREQEKLGLKISEYGNS; the protein is encoded by the coding sequence ATGCAGGATAGTAAAAAGCTTGCTCTTGTCTTTTATTACTCCAGAAAACATAGATACAGTATAAACGCCCTTCTTGGTGCCATAGAACAGGACGAAGAACTCAAAACCATCAATACATTTCTCTTCGATAATACTCGGGATCTTTTGAGCGGCCTAAACGAAATTCAAGACGCTTACAAAAAAGTAATCCTTGGCATTTCCTTTTTTACTACAGAACTCTGGGACATAATAGAACTTGTAAAATCAATAAAAAGAACTGCTAAAAACACCTTCCTAATTGCAGGTGGTCCCCATCCCTCCGGCGACCCGGAGGGTACACTCAAGATAGGGTTTGATGTCGTAGTAAAGGGAGAGGGAGAAGAAACCTTCAAAGAAATCCTCAAAAAGTTTTTAAAAGAAAAAGACTTTAAAGAAGTAAAGGGGATTTACTATCTTGAAAACGGCAAACCACACTTTACAGGGGCAAGAACCACTATCAACCTCGATTTATACTTTCCTTTCTCGCTAAAACATGCCAAATTCGGACCCATTGAAATTACCCGGGGATGTATGTATGGTTGCTACTACTGTCAAACGCCAAGAATATTTGGGGCAAAACTCCGGCACAGAAGTAAAGAACTGGTCTGGGAATATGTTAAACTGATGAAAAGCAGGGGGATGAAGGACGTCCGATTTATCACACCGAGTTTCTTTAACTACGGAGCTTCAAACGGCGATTCACCCAATCTTGAAATAATTGAAGAACTCCTATCGGGCATAAGGGGGATATTGAAAGATGAAGGAAAAATTTTTGCGGGGACTTTCCCTTCAGAAGTGAGGCCCGAGCATGTAACACCAAGAAGTTTATCAATACTTAAAAAATACACGAACAATAACAACATAATAATTGGAATGCAGAGCGGAAGCGACAGGATTCTAAACCTCATTCACCGAAAGCACACGGTGGAGGATGGGATAAGGGCAGTCAGATACACCATAGAAATGGGGCTTACACCAAAGGTTGATTTTCTCTTTGGACTCCCCTTTGAAGAAGAGGAAGACCAGTTTAAGTCAATGGAAGTTATGAAAAAGCTTATAGAGATGGGGGCTGTGATCCATGCCCACACCTTCCTGCCCCTCACCGGAACGCCCTTCAGCAAGTACAAACCCTCAAAACTCTCACCCAAGTTAAAAGATTTTCTGAATTACTATTCTTCAAAAGGGCGGGTCTTTGGTGACTGGCGAGAGCAGGAGAAACTCGGCCTTAAAATTTCAGAATATGGTAATTCGTGA
- a CDS encoding radical SAM protein → MVIREIRAKNILTKSKVYDWVLNPYIGCEHACTYCYARFMKKFTGHKEKWGEFVDVKINASELLENEIKMKKKGEIWISGVCDPYQPLEKKYQLTRRCLEILSKYDWPVFIQTKSPLVLRDIDIIKKFKHIDVGFSIGTADEEMRKIFEPHAPSISSRLNALKTLHENGVRTYVMIAPVLPGAEKLPELIRDIVDYIIIDKLNYHYADWVFKKYKLLKIKNIEFLVQRLKKIGLPVEVVG, encoded by the coding sequence ATGGTAATTCGTGAAATAAGGGCAAAGAACATACTAACCAAGTCAAAGGTATACGACTGGGTGCTCAACCCTTACATCGGTTGTGAACACGCTTGCACCTACTGCTATGCCCGATTTATGAAAAAGTTTACCGGGCACAAAGAAAAATGGGGAGAATTTGTGGATGTGAAGATTAATGCCTCCGAACTTTTGGAAAATGAAATAAAAATGAAGAAAAAAGGTGAAATCTGGATAAGTGGTGTCTGCGACCCCTACCAGCCATTGGAGAAAAAATACCAGTTAACACGTAGGTGCCTTGAAATCCTCTCAAAATACGACTGGCCTGTGTTTATACAGACAAAATCGCCGCTGGTTTTAAGAGACATTGATATAATAAAGAAATTCAAACACATAGATGTGGGCTTTTCCATCGGAACTGCCGATGAGGAAATGAGGAAAATCTTTGAGCCTCATGCACCTTCCATCTCTTCAAGGCTTAACGCCTTGAAAACCCTCCACGAGAATGGGGTAAGAACCTACGTGATGATAGCGCCGGTCTTGCCGGGAGCCGAAAAACTCCCGGAATTAATAAGAGACATTGTAGATTATATAATAATTGACAAGCTCAATTATCATTACGCGGATTGGGTATTTAAAAAATACAAGTTGTTAAAGATTAAAAATATAGAATTTTTAGTCCAAAGGTTAAAGAAAATCGGCCTGCCGGTGGAGGTAGTAGGGTAA